In the genome of Oncorhynchus nerka isolate Pitt River linkage group LG27, Oner_Uvic_2.0, whole genome shotgun sequence, the window ACATACATAGATGGATAAGACAGGAAGTATAGTATCACGCTTGTTCACATAGCCCTAGGATTCCTTTCATCATCACTTCGTACCTCAAGTATACAAACCAATATGCAGGGGCGCAACCATCATTGAGGACACCCCCCATTTTATAATTGGATTGTGAATCAAAACtaggcaacggtgtgctttaggaccatgtggacacctccgaGTGGTTGGGTAGGCTGTTTGGCGTGTTCATCcaactggattttttttttttgtcccccacttctaaaaccaaagttgcgcccttGTCAATGAATACATGCCACAGGTCTTTACAGTCCTATGAAATACAACATTCTTCAGATCAGTATTTTAGCAAAGGCATTGCTGCTGTCCCAATTCCAACCAAGAGTATTTTCTAGCACAACAGGATCCTCATCAGCCTACATAAACATCCATTATCAGTGCATATTAACATTGCAAAGCGGATATAAAATGTCTCACCAAATAATTACTCTAAATGTTTGCAATCAATATTCCACCTGCTCACTGAAGCAGATATATTACCACACGAATGATTCATAATTGGAGTGCCATCCCTTTACAGAAGACAACATACTTCTCTTTTTAGTCAATTTATTTGTACAAGAGAAACAGCCTTAAGCCTTGACAGCAAATTTGCGAATGGAATACAGGCGGTCCTTCCTCTGCATCTTCTTGGTTCTGAGAGACTCCTCATGCTTGTTAAGTCTCCTGCGGATGGCACGGGTCTTCCTGGGTCTCAGATCCAGGGGCTTGTACTTTTTACCCTGAAATTACATTCACaatcaaattaaaataaacaCTACATGGGCATTTAAACCAATACTAAAAATCAGAACTGTTGCTGCCATTGCATTTTGTTCAATTATGGTCTTCAGCACTTAGATGGGCTGAATAGTCAGGGTTGGCACTCATCCTAGTTCTCAAATATTGAGGTTACATGGGTCACATTACAAACTAATCTGCAGAATGTTTAACATGTTGACAAGACACCATAACCCGCACCATGCGCAGTAGATCACCTGTTGAGTATTGATGAACAGTGGCCAgtcaacatgtagaatcattggGAAATGATGATGACAGCCGATGTCATGTGGTCAAATGCCTGCCCATTGCTTTTGACTGTTCATCAGCAGGTTCTGTTTTGCTTAACGGACAAGTTAAATACGCATGTATGGATGGCATTGCTCTTACCTTGTAGAATTTCCTCAGGTTCTCCTTCTGCGTCTGGTTGATGACAGTCAGAACGCGGGCGATGGACTTGCGGACGACACAGCTAGAGGAAACAGAACCAAAAATAAGGGTTAATTAAAAGGATAAGAAGCCTCAACTTAAAGGGTGTTTGAGATTTGAGCAAAAAGAGAAGCACATTTTATTTCCCTACTACACCTAAATACGTTGACTAATAAATACAAATTGAATACCAATTATTGGTATACAGTTAAACAAAACACTGCAAAATCGTGGAGATTTAAATTTCCTGCCTGAATATTGAATCTAATTACATTTGAACTTGCTGGTAGTTTGTCTATGTGCTGGGGATATTTAACCTCACATTTTGACCACTTGAAGGACCAACACCACAGACAATCGGCAGAGTAAGTTCAAATATAATTATATTCAACATTCGCGACACACAGGACGTGTCGACCTTTTTATCCCCCAGTGTAAATGTGCGTGGAGTTGCCTACACAATTGAAGGAATGCCATCTTCAGTGACAAATCTCTACATACCAATTCAATAATATAACTTACCCATCGCCTTACTCAGATTACAACTGAGAAACCACTCATTTCTCCACCATGATGTAGCCATAGATTGTGTGACAGTGATAACTACAGCCCCCTCAGAACCCAGGCTAAACTCTCAATTACCATTTATGCAGTCCAAATAATACTCACATCTTGGAGAGCTTGGAGGCAGCTCCACCAGTAACCTTGGCTACGCGGAGCTGGGACAGCTCTACCTTCAGGTCATCTAGCTGCTTGAGCAGCTCCTCCTTCTTCTTGCCCCGCAGATCTCTAGCCTTGATCTTGCCCTGTGAAGATTGACAAACGGGGATACATCTAAATATATTAATTAAGTTATCTTTGAAAATGTAACGTTACGTAGCCAGCGAACTACCCATTTTGAACGTGGGCTGAAAATGAATATAACTATTCTAAGTGGCAACATACGTTAACTACATTGAAAGCATTGTTCTGAAATGTTTGAAAGTTCACCGACGTTTTAGTTATTTAACGAACAACCATTTCATTTGCAAGTAGTATAACTAGACATGTTTGATAGCCGACGTTGCTAACTAGACATCCATGCATTTGCTAGTAGCGGTAGCTTTTAGCTTGCGCGCGTTCGGTTATTATGGTGGTAAGTGACAGATGAAGGACCTCTCTTGAGCAGTCACAAACAAGTGGCAAGACAAGATATTTATGCTCATGGATGTTATCAACTGTGGTCGTTTTATGTGGACTAGACAGCGCAATTTTAATGAATTGAACGAAAAACGCGAGCCTCTCACCATGTTCCTCGTTGCTGCCACAGGAAAAGAAAGACCGACAACGTGTTAGCTCAGAAGCTATCTTCCGGTCCGAGGCGTTCCTTTTGTTGCGTATCGGTGAAAATGCCCACAGTGCCACTCAGTGGATTCAGTTGGGAATTATTGTTACTTACATTGTTCTGCTGCATCTCTGCTTAGAATCACGTGGAAAGACCCAAAAAACATGTCCCCAAGAAAAAGTAATGAAAACAAACCTTTATgctttttaacatttatttattaacaagaaatgaagacaaaacaaaataaaataatttgtaGTGGTAGCACTTGTTAAAATGATAATTAATATAATCTGTTGTGATTTAGATTGTTTGTTAAAAACCAGTTAGCCACACATAGCGGAATCAAACAGAAGTGAAAAAAATAATAAGTGCATAAGTTTTTTTTTTATGGTGACCTTGCAGTAGAGTCATAGCCACCTGTGCTGTGATATTATCGTAATTCTATGGAATTATACTAAATTTGTGGTACCAGATACTATTCAATAGCAGGTCACTTAACACAGTGTGGTGTTTTGACATTGAATGTAGACCGTGTCCATTTTATGACAGCAGTTTAAAGACAGGGAGGACCTTATTCACACAATGCATCATTGTCACCTTCCTCTTCGACCTCCCAGCCCCAGAGTTGACTGACCGCATAAACCCAATGAATGTGACATCAAATGCTACAGTACCGTAATGTAACCAGACACATGGATATTTCTCACATGATATGGGAGTAGAATTCAGAGTGCAGACTGCTGTGTTGCTGCCTCACACCTTAGCCATTAATATGGTTCACATTCTATTCAGAATGTAAGGAGACAGGTTTTCTCTCTGCAGAAAACCAATGCATACGGTATTAAAGGGTCTTTCCTCCAGTACATTGTTAATGTCCTCACATTGTAAGCTCACACAAATGGTCACTTAGTTCTGACAGGATGTCAATGAACAGTGAGACAGAACATCAAGCCAAGACTGGCTACATGGACAGAAAGGTAAAACATGGTGTAAAATACTGCAAGAGGTCAAACCAAATGATTTTACACCCAGTGATTTATAAAGTTCTCAATGCATATTTACAGTTATCATATATAAATAGACATGGAATGTACTGTCATTTACACAAACACAAGGCAGGTAAAGGTAGAGCACATCTGTCAATAATTCTGATTTAGATAGCTTTCAATAATTATTTAACATGTTTAAAAAGTACTCCTCTCCTGTCTACATGACGTAGATTTTCTCCATTGATATCAAAGACATTGATGTATGACTCTCACCTCCCCTTCAAACATCACAAGTTCTGATTTTAACATGGATTATTCCTACATAAGCCATCTGAAGTTATATTTTTAATGGAAAGAACCAATTTAAAGACTGTTGTGAAGGGTCCATCAGAAATCTTGGGGTGTTCCATTCAACTGAAGAGGGGTTGATTGGGATGGTAGCATTTTCAAGGTTCTTGTTATCATGCATTCACAATTCCACAATATCTCTTTCCCAACCATAGAGAAGGGATCATCAACTGGATCTAGCCGCAGGCTCATTTTTTTGGATGTTCAggggctggaacataattacaaatatttGTAGACttcaaattgaccgcaagaatccCAAACAGAAAGAATTTTAGATTAAAACAATCATTTCAGGAAGCTATTTAGGAACAGATGTCGGAAATTAAAataacttggagctgatttccagacgtttttacagtcttatgtccaacaataattttaaaaaagatataaaaaaataatagcgtttttgctcagaaaacattgggggccaaataaaaccacacgCAGGCCAAATCCGGCCCATGGACCGCTATTTGGGGAACCCTGGCATAGGTAGTCAACGGCAGTAAATACCGTTTTCTATGTCTAAATGAAAGAAAAACCATTGGAGCACAGAGACATAAATAATCTTCTCTGTCAAAAAGAGTTGTGACAGTCTGGTAGGCCTGACCCGTCCCACTCTTAACACCTGGAGAATAagacatacttttgtgtatatatggTGTATGAGGACACCCCTACAAGAGTGGAtacggctatttcagccacacccgttgctgacatgtGTATCAAATTGAGTACATTgagccacacaaactcacagaagaggaccaccgagtgctgaagcgcatggCGTGTAAAAACTTGTTTGTCTTCGTGTTGCatcactcactaccaagttccaaactgcttctggaatcaacgtcagcacaataaactGTTCGTTGGAATCTTCATGAAATTAGTTCCCATGACCGAGCAGCCGCGCACAAGCCTAAGGATCACTATGCGCAATGCCACGCTttggttggagtggtgtaaagcttgctgccattggactctggactaGTAGAAACGCTTTAGtaaatcacgcttcaccaccTGGCAGTCCAACGAaccaatctgggtttggcagatgctaggagaacgctacctgccttgatacatagtgccaactgtaagtttggtgaaggaggaataatggtctggggctgtttttcatggttcgggctaagccccttagttccagtgaagggatatcttaatgctacagcatacaattacattctagacgattcagtgcttccaactttgtggcaacaatttgaaaaaggccctttcctgttccagCATGACTATGCCCACATGCCCAagatgaggtccatacagaacatttttgttgagatcggtgtggaagaacttgactggcctgcacagagccctgacctcaaccccatcgaacaccttttgtatgaattggaacgccgactgcgagccaggcctaatcccccaacatcagtgcctgacttcactaatgctctttcAGCTGAATGTAAGCAAGTCCCCGGCGtcaatgttccaacgtctagtggaaagccatcccagaaaagtagaggctgttatagcagcaatgttcctacgtctggtggaaagccttcccagaagagtagaggctgttatagcagcaatgttccaacgtctagtggaaagccttcccagaagagtagaggctatagcagcaaaggggagaccaactccatattaatgcccatgaatttggaatgagatgttagacAAGCAGATGTCCagatacttttggtaatgtagtgtacttGTACTGTGTCCATGACAGAGCTAGATCTAATGTTAACCTCATtccaaggggagagaggagggtttctCTTAAGGTTAACATTTATCAAATGGGTCAACACCATGTCTGCTTTAACCATTTTACTTCTAAATAAACCTcccccaaaaaacaaaaaaaacaacagacCACATTAACAAGACTTTGCCCTTCTAAGTCATTGTAGAGCCATTCTCTTTTCTCTTGAAGATGAAGAGAAAAAAATGATCAGGAGAGATTGAGGAGCTACAGTACATAggaatctgtgtcatgtcagaaaCCATTTTAAAGCTTGGGTTGTGTTCTCTTTACAGTGTTCATTTGGTTGCCACAGTGGTGGGAGAAGACATGCAAACGCATGATaaaagtaatgtgtgtgtgtctttcccgTCTTCCTCTCTCGGTCCCCTCAGCTCCAGTGAGCAGGTGCCCCTGAAACTGATGGCCGGACAATACCTTTCAGAGAAGGCTTGGATCCAAACCAGGACATCTGAAAAATACAGCGATAGTTACAATTATATCAAATGAACTATCATTGGACTACTAAAACTAGTATTACAACTGGTAAAGGGTCTATTGGTAGCAAAACATGGGTTTGAATGTTATAGTATCCTCTATAAAAATAACAATTTCCCTCCAGATGCAGCTTAAGTCATTCTAAAAGAAATAACAGATAGCTCGCACATTTAAGAAATGAGAACATTTGAGGACAAAATAGGGTCATGGCCTATTTCATGTGATACACACTGACTGTGGTTCAGGCCATAACATCCATTCATTTGACATGAGTTTCAGGGAAACGAGGTGTGAAAGGAGAAAGCCACCTTGTACTCCAGAGTCTGCTTCAACATGTCTTCTTCCTCACCAGTGAAGTTCAGCAACACAGACACTGCTCTGATCAGCTGATAGGCctaagatacagagagagggggacacagagagattTAGACTTCATCCATGACCATAGACATCAGATACACTCACCAGGAATtgtattaggtacacccatctagcaCAGTCACTTGTCAGTTGAATCTGGCGCGCCTGGCACCATCGATCATACCATGCTCAAAGTCCCATTCTAACGTTggatcgaacagtaactgaatgcctcgacgCCCGTCTGCCTGCTTTATTTAGCAAGCCACGGcaacgtgactcactgtctgtaggagcgatccattttggtgaatggggtggtgtacctaataaactgactGTATACACAGAGTAATACAAACATTAGGAGCACcatcttaatattgagttgcaccccctttttccctcagaacagcctcaattcaccagggcatggactctacaaggtgttgaaagtgttcgggaaactgttgagtgtgaaaaacacagcagcattgcagttcttgacacaaactggtacaCCTGGGAACTacaaccataccctgttcaaaggcgtAAATATTTTGTctagcccattcaccctctgaattgcacacatacacaatccatgtctcaatttatttaactgggcaagtcagttaaaaacaaatatttaaaaaaaatatcttatttacaatgacgaccaaacacggacgacgctgggccaattgtgcaccgccctatgggactcccaatcacggccggatgtgatacagcccggaatcgaaccagggactgtagtgacacctcttgcaccgagatgcagtgccttagcccgctgcgccactcaagcattaaaaatacttatttgaccagtctcctccccttcatctacacagattaaagtggatttaacaagtgacatcaataagggatcatagcttttacctggaaaaagcatgtgttcttaatgttttgtacactcagtgtatatggccTAGCTGTGTATATGGCCTAGCTGTGTATATGGCCTAGCTGTGTATATGGCCTAGCTGTGTATATGGCCTAGCTGTGTATATGGCCTAGCTGTGTATATGGCCTAGCTGTGTATATGGCCTAGCTGTGTATATGGCCTAGCTGTGTATATGGCCTAGCTGTGTATATGGCCTAGCTGTGTATATGGCCTAGCTGTAACAGGGACCAGGTGGACTGCTCTCACCTCAGCCTCTCTGGATGACATGAATTTTAGCACCACGTGTTTGAGGTACTCAAAGTTGATCTCTCGTGAGTCATTGAGATCAGATGTGTTGGTGACAGTGGTGTTTGGGCCCGGGGCCGGGCCTAGAGTGAGCTCTGTAAAGATTCTGTCTGGcctctcttgcctctctcctctcccttcttggGCCCTCTCTTTCCCATCGGACTCTGTTTCAGGTTTCAGCTTCTGCaccagaaacacagacacaaaccATCAAACAAAACAATATTTTAATGaactgattttttaaaatttgatttaaatatACCCATACTAAGTTATCTAAATGTCTCACCAGCTCCTTCTGCAAGGTCCTCTTTAGCTCTGCTAGTCTCTGCTGCAGCTGCTTAATGGTCTGTAAAGAAACAGTCATCCAATCAATAACAGCACCTAAAACACACAGGAATAATGAAATGGTCCTCCTCCAGCTATTTCAGACAAGCATTAATTATCTGACCATGCCTGTGTGGTGATCATGGTTTCTGGGTCATCCAGTACTGACCTTGTTCTTTTCACTGAGCTGCTGCTCCAGGTCTCGGTTGGCCTTCTGCATGTGGTCCAGGTCATCCACCGTCACAGTCCCATTTTGGTCCAGTTCACACAGCTCTGGAGTCTGCTGCAACGTCAGAGTCTCTATCTCTAGCTCCGATACCTGGGAGGGACACAGACAGAGGCACAGTCAGACAAAGCAGGCAAAGTCAATCAACAACAGACATGCAGACCTAACATGATATGTAATGACAGACTTTGGACTTATGCACAGGTTGTGAGTTAAAAGCTTAATGGCTGTgctccctgtgtgtgttctgacccGTAACTGGCAGGAGTCCAACTGCTCATTCTGGGTTAGGAGCTCCTGCCTCAAGCTGACCAGCTGGCTGtccttctcctcctgcctctcctgggCTGCTGCCTGcagcccctctgtctcctcttgcAGCTGGGACAGGGAGCTCTGGGCACTCTGCAGCTCTGCAAAACAAATAGTGTGGAAGGGAACATCAGACAAACACTACAACTTCTGAATTCACATAGCATGGGAGATGGAGGAAAAGGGCACCTGTGGACAGAGAAAGTGTTTACCATCGCGAAGTGTTTGGAGTTCCTCTTCTTTCTGCTTCAGCTGCTCAGTGACGTGGGCCAGTTCCTGCGATGTTGTTTGAAGTGACGCCATCATCTCTCCTACCTGGAAAAGGAGAGAGTAACATGATCATTTATTTACGAGCACATAATCAACACAAGCTGAATTCATGGCTTTGTAACAGATAATCATACTCGGGCACTATGGGCGTTAAGGAAAATGCATCTGCAATTGTTTCAAACCTCGTTCCAACAGTGTAAAGAATCCTGTTTGTTATTTCAAAGAGTACAGTAAAAATGTATGCTGTGAGAGTAAGTATGTATCATGTATCTCCAGACCTGTAGTTGGAGCACCTCCTTCTGTCTCCTGGTGTCCTCCAGAGCCATGGCTATCTCCACACTCACTGTCTGCCTGCTGCTCAGCTCTGACTGGGGACACATATAGGGACATCATTACCCCGTTTGTACAGGCAACAGGACAATTTTTGGGGAGTTGTAATGTAGGAATGCAGTTCTCATAGAAATGGTGTGGCACAGTATGCAAAACATCTGGAGTGACTGAAGAACGCAATTTAATTTGAAAAATATCTTGTTTCTTCAGGAAATCTGTGACTTCCTGTTTTCAACGGACTGCCTAATAGAAAGCAGGAAGTGTGTCTGACCCTGGCCTGCTCCAGCCCCTCTGCCTGCCTCCTCAGAGCAACGTCAGCTTTATCCCTCCCCCTCAGCAGAGACGCTCTCTCTTGCTCCAACTCACTCTGGGAAATACAACACAGATGggtgagggagcgagagagagcgagagagagcggttggtgagggagagagaagcagagacaaAGGGATGTTTGAGAAAGAAAAGCAGAAATTAGAATGTATAGGAACACAGTCCAATAACGATAGATAAAAAATTGATGGCCTTGTTTGAGAGTCCAGTTTCATGCCAGCCCTGTAGCAGAGATAAATTACATGGCAACCGATAATGGACAATTAACAATCCACAGAGACCAATGGATAAACTGATCAAAATCTGCATAGAAATGATCAAATACCAAAGATACAGTTGACTTTAATATTCAGGTTACAAAACTACGCAGCACATTTCACTTAGAACAGTTTTGTGAATTAAAATGTACAGAGGATGTGAGAGCTGAGAACTGTAACTCACAATCGTGGCTTGGGCAGAGGTGTGttcggtgtctctctctgtctgcagtgcAGTGAGCTGCTCCTCCAGCCGGCCTGCCCTCTCCTGGCCCCGTTGCTGCTCTGCAGACACCTGCTGCTGCAgactgtccctctccacactcCACTCTGCCTGCTGGGGGAGGGACCACAGGGGAAAGGGCCGTCTTAACATCACACATTAAAAGCCTACTCAGTctaaagaaaataaatacaattaaaccGCATTTGCTCCAGCCTCATGTTCAACTTAATCCATGAACAGTGGTGGTAGAGCATCTTTCCCCGTAATCGGACATTTATTTACCAGTTTGTCTAGATGTGCTTGTTTGTCAGAGATCTGCTGCTCAGTGTTCTTGAGCCTCTCattgctctcctgcacctgctgTTCCAGACCTGCTatctgagacagagacatagggctGTGTGAGAGactgaaggtagagagagagcacaggTCTTAAATGCTTACATTGTTCTCTCCCACCAGTGTGTACCTGTTCTCTTACCTGTGCGTCcgttctctctctgtagttcttgGAAGAGTCGTCCTTGTGTCGTAGCAGGGTCTGTAGTTCAGTCACATTGTTGTTGAGTCTGGATATCTGGGGGAGTTGAGATACAATATGCTTAACAGATGAGTTCATACAGTTTTTCATGTATTACTGTTACCTAATGGAGCATCTAAGCCAGTGGCATGTGAAGAAGTATATCATGCTgatgaagaggtagagagaggactgtTTACCTGAGTCTCCAAAGAGCTAACCGTGTCTGCATGGTTGGTGCGTGCCTCCAGCAGCTCAACTCTCGTGTCCTCCAGCCTCTGCTCCAGAGTGGACTTCTACACATCAGGAAAAAGGAGCTAAGAAATGAATCACCATTCTCTGTGGTATTTTCTCTAAACTAATTCCACTGGAGTCCCTCTGTCTTTAGGATTAGCTGACTGTTTAAGTTACCTCTTTGAGAAGCTCCTGGAGGAGCTCGTCTTCACTCAGGTTACCATACAGACGTCTCTCCAGAGAGGAGATCTTCTCCTGCAGGTCCAGCAGCACACGCTCCTTGTCCTCATCAGTCACTGCAGCCTGGGGACCACAGCAAGGATAGAGAGGATTGGGTCAatacacagtatactgtacctccCTCCACAGGGCAGGGTGAGGAGAACGAATAGGGGGTAGATATAGGTAGCTACATGGTGGTCTGCTCTTACTTTGTGTTGCTGCAGCTTCAGGGCATTGTTCTCCATTTGTAACGTACGGAGAGACTTCTCTACAGCTGCTGCCGCGCTCCGTGACTGAGAACATACACAATTAGATCACTAAATCTGAAATATTTTATAAAATATTATCACATTTAGTTTACCATATTCATATGCTGTCATTACAAATCTGTACCATTTCAATACAGTGAAAGGATTTTGGTAAAGGATTTCTCTCTGGGTTAGAGGGCTCACCTTCTGGAAGTCTTCAGACACCTGTTGGATGACCTTCTGCAGGTTCTGGCCTCTGCCCTCCAGCTCAGTAATCTTCTTCTCAGCCTCCTCCCTGACCTCCAGCAACTCCTCTCTAAAGGAGACCACACACACCCTGTACTGTTAGACAACCACCAAAACCACAGACAACCCAGAAGAAAACAGGCAGACTTCATCAAAAGAATTGGCATACTAACTCTCCCTTATAGAAAAGAGGTGAGGGGGGCAAGCTCTACAATGAGTAAGGTCATTACTTTCAGTCATCAAGACCAGCATCTCTGCAACTACTGAATTCATGGCATTATCAAGGCAATCTGTGTCCTGTCCTTACCTCTCCATCTCCTGCTCCGTGTTGAGCCTGCAACTTTCCTGATGCTCCTCTCCCAGAACCCGCAGCTGCTCCTGGGCTTCGGCCAGACCCTTTTTGGCCATCTGCAGCTCGGCACCCTTCTGCTGGAGCACTCGCTCCTGCTGGACCAGCTGCTCCTCCTTACTCAGTAACTACCATAACAGAATCAACCACAGAAAGGACTTCACTATAACAAATGTTGAAATACAATTATTGTCTAGAGTAATAGGAAGACTTGTGAAGGATCATTACTGACACAGCTACAGCTTGAATCAGAACAGGCAGACAGATAAAGCACAAGCTGACAAGTCTACGTTTGACTTTCCTCATACACGCAATGTGGTGGGTGGGTTAGAGTTAGACAGTGGGACCTTGTTGTCAGTAGTGTGTACCATGTGTTTGACTTTGGCGAGCTCCTGCTGCTGGAAGCCCTCCAGCTCGTCCAGGTCATCCCTCTTCTGGAACAGAGTAAGGCTCTGCTCCATCATCTCATCTAGCCTCACAGACAGAGACGCTTTCTCCTGAGGAACAGACAGGATGACCCCCAGTTAGAGCTCTCATCTACACATGCAaagactgactggctgaatgagAACCTATAACTTTTGTTAGATGTTAGAATGCAGTTTAGATGTTAGCGTACCTGCTCCAGCGTAGATATCCTTTCCATCCATTCCTACAGACAAAGACAGGAATTCATCTtagtataaacacacacaaattAATGCCTTGTGGTGCAAAGGATATGATGCTCACCTGATCCTTCTTGTCCAGTGCCAAAGCCATGCCTTCGGCCATTTTGGCTCTATTGGCCTGGTGAGTCTCATTCTGGTCCTGCAGTTTCCTCATGGAGGCTGGATAGTgaaagacagacaaacagaaagaggATGAACACAACAGGCTAGCCAAAGATGGCTCGGTTCAAACAGATAGTTATGGAATTGTCAGTGGTTAGTAGCTGCTAGCTGTGAAAGGGTGGTAAAATTGACCATAGAATGTGTCCAGTATGCCAAACTAAGTGTTCCCCAGAAGCAAAGGCAAGCTGTGCATCTAAGCATGGCCAACAGAGACATCCCACATGGACTTAcacagagtatacaaaacattaagaacacgtgctcttttcatgacagactgaccaggtgaatccaggtgaaagctatgatcccttactgatgtcacttgttaaatccacttcaaatcagtaaAGATGAAGGGGATGAGACAGTTTAAAGACAGATTTTTAAGGCTTGAGATAAttggagacatggattgtgtatgcgtGTCATTTAGAGGGTGgatggacaagacaaaagatttaagtgcctttgaatgggataTGGtattaggtgccaggcgcaccggtttgtgtcaagaactgtaacgctgct includes:
- the LOC115111460 gene encoding golgin subfamily A member 1-like isoform X4, with product MFAKLKKKIAEEAATAPRTGVRMPRSYSKESITSVGADSGDDFASDGSSSRDDLSSQILRRNDQIRKLEAKLSASMRKLQDQNETHQANRAKMAEGMALALDKKDQEWMERISTLEQEKASLSVRLDEMMEQSLTLFQKRDDLDELEGFQQQELAKVKHMLLSKEEQLVQQERVLQQKGAELQMAKKGLAEAQEQLRVLGEEHQESCRLNTEQEMEREELLEVREEAEKKITELEGRGQNLQKVIQQVSEDFQKSRSAAAAVEKSLRTLQMENNALKLQQHKAAVTDEDKERVLLDLQEKISSLERRLYGNLSEDELLQELLKEKSTLEQRLEDTRVELLEARTNHADTVSSLETQISRLNNNVTELQTLLRHKDDSSKNYRERTDAQVREQIAGLEQQVQESNERLKNTEQQISDKQAHLDKLQAEWSVERDSLQQQVSAEQQRGQERAGRLEEQLTALQTERDTEHTSAQATISELEQERASLLRGRDKADVALRRQAEGLEQARSELSSRQTVSVEIAMALEDTRRQKEVLQLQVGEMMASLQTTSQELAHVTEQLKQKEEELQTLRDELQSAQSSLSQLQEETEGLQAAAQERQEEKDSQLVSLRQELLTQNEQLDSCQLRVSELEIETLTLQQTPELCELDQNGTVTVDDLDHMQKANRDLEQQLSEKNKTIKQLQQRLAELKRTLQKELKLKPETESDGKERAQEGRGERQERPDRIFTELTLGPAPGPNTTVTNTSDLNDSREINFEYLKHVVLKFMSSREAEAYQLIRAVSVLLNFTGEEEDMLKQTLEYKMSWFGSKPSLKGIVRPSVSGAPAHWS
- the LOC115111460 gene encoding golgin subfamily A member 1-like isoform X2, whose amino-acid sequence is MFAKLKKKIAEEAATAPRTGVRMPRSYSKESITSVGADSGDDFASDGSSSRDDLSSQILRRNDQIRKLEAKLSDYAEQLRLMQKTKDKLEIALEKHQDSSMRKLQDQNETHQANRAKMAEGMALALDKKDQEWMERISTLEQEKASLSVRLDEMMEQSLTLFQKRDDLDELEGFQQQELAKVKHMLLSKEEQLVQQERVLQQKGAELQMAKKGLAEAQEQLRVLGEEHQESCRLNTEQEMEREELLEVREEAEKKITELEGRGQNLQKVIQQVSEDFQKSRSAAAAVEKSLRTLQMENNALKLQQHKAAVTDEDKERVLLDLQEKISSLERRLYGNLSEDELLQELLKEKSTLEQRLEDTRVELLEARTNHADTVSSLETQISRLNNNVTELQTLLRHKDDSSKNYRERTDAQVREQIAGLEQQVQESNERLKNTEQQISDKQAHLDKLAEWSVERDSLQQQVSAEQQRGQERAGRLEEQLTALQTERDTEHTSAQATISELEQERASLLRGRDKADVALRRQAEGLEQARSELSSRQTVSVEIAMALEDTRRQKEVLQLQVGEMMASLQTTSQELAHVTEQLKQKEEELQTLRDELQSAQSSLSQLQEETEGLQAAAQERQEEKDSQLVSLRQELLTQNEQLDSCQLRVSELEIETLTLQQTPELCELDQNGTVTVDDLDHMQKANRDLEQQLSEKNKTIKQLQQRLAELKRTLQKELKLKPETESDGKERAQEGRGERQERPDRIFTELTLGPAPGPNTTVTNTSDLNDSREINFEYLKHVVLKFMSSREAEAYQLIRAVSVLLNFTGEEEDMLKQTLEYKMSWFGSKPSLKGIVRPSVSGAPAHWS
- the LOC115111460 gene encoding golgin subfamily A member 1-like isoform X5; translated protein: MFAKLKKKIAEEAATAPRTGVRMPRSYSKESITSVGADSGDDFASDGSSSRDDLSSQILRRNDQIRKLEAKLSDYAEQLRLMQKTKDKLEIALEKHQDSSMRKLQDQNETHQANRAKMAEGMALALDKKDQEWMERISTLEQEKASLSVRLDEMMEQSLTLFQKRDDLDELEGFQQQELAKVKHMLLSKEEQLVQQERVLQQKGAELQMAKKGLAEAQEQLRVLGEEHQESCRLNTEQEMEREELLEVREEAEKKITELEGRGQNLQKVIQQVSEDFQKSRSAAAAVEKSLRTLQMENNALKLQQHKAAVTDEDKERVLLDLQEKISSLERRLYGNLSEDELLQELLKEKSTLEQRLEDTRVELLEARTNHADTVSSLETQISRLNNNVTELQTLLRHKDDSSKNYRERTDAQVREQIAGLEQQVQESNERLKNTEQQISDKQAHLDKLQAEWSVERDSLQQQVSAEQQRGQERAGRLEEQLTALQTERDTEHTSAQATISELSSRQTVSVEIAMALEDTRRQKEVLQLQVGEMMASLQTTSQELAHVTEQLKQKEEELQTLRDELQSAQSSLSQLQEETEGLQAAAQERQEEKDSQLVSLRQELLTQNEQLDSCQLRVSELEIETLTLQQTPELCELDQNGTVTVDDLDHMQKANRDLEQQLSEKNKTIKQLQQRLAELKRTLQKELKLKPETESDGKERAQEGRGERQERPDRIFTELTLGPAPGPNTTVTNTSDLNDSREINFEYLKHVVLKFMSSREAEAYQLIRAVSVLLNFTGEEEDMLKQTLEYKMSWFGSKPSLKGIVRPSVSGAPAHWS